From Flavobacterium lipolyticum, one genomic window encodes:
- a CDS encoding MFS transporter, with protein MKNLPKGDKKLLNAWAFYDWANSVYTLTIASAVFPIFYEALFTDRDHYIDVFGMHLKNSALISFITAAAFLVVSFISPLLSGIADYVGNKRVFMKFFCYMGALSCMGLYWFDLENIYVGLAFYFLGLLGYWGSLVFYNSYLPDIAFEEQQDKISAKGYSMGYIGSVILLVINLVMIMGAEDDTARMKAMRYSFIMVGVWWILFSQYTYYYLPKGSKASGQKLTTSVVFNGFKELKKVWALLKDNIALRRYLSGFFVSSMAVQTVMLVATYFGAQEIEWATKEDSTIGLIKCILIIQLVAVVGAVLTSRASAKFGNIPTLIVINSVWAVFCALAYFIVLPMHFYVMATVAGFVMGGIQALSRSTYSKLLPETEDTASFFSFYDVAEKIGIVIGMCVYGIIDQITGSPRAAIVILAIFFVTAIFLLRRVPKKAL; from the coding sequence ATGAAGAACCTACCAAAAGGAGATAAGAAATTATTGAATGCCTGGGCATTTTACGACTGGGCCAATTCGGTTTATACACTAACGATTGCATCGGCAGTATTCCCTATTTTTTACGAAGCTTTATTTACTGACCGAGATCATTATATTGATGTATTTGGAATGCATCTTAAAAATTCGGCCTTAATTAGTTTTATTACCGCAGCAGCCTTTTTGGTAGTATCTTTTATCTCTCCTTTATTATCCGGAATTGCCGACTATGTGGGGAACAAGAGAGTATTCATGAAATTCTTTTGTTATATGGGAGCCTTGTCTTGCATGGGATTGTATTGGTTTGATCTCGAGAATATTTATGTTGGATTGGCTTTTTATTTCTTAGGATTGCTGGGATATTGGGGCAGCTTGGTTTTTTACAACTCCTATTTACCGGATATTGCTTTTGAAGAGCAGCAGGACAAAATTAGCGCCAAAGGGTACTCAATGGGGTATATTGGAAGCGTTATTTTGTTAGTTATCAATCTTGTGATGATAATGGGGGCAGAAGACGATACAGCCAGAATGAAAGCCATGCGCTATTCGTTTATAATGGTTGGGGTTTGGTGGATTCTATTCAGCCAGTATACCTACTATTATCTGCCAAAAGGAAGTAAAGCGAGTGGTCAGAAATTAACTACTTCAGTTGTTTTTAATGGCTTTAAAGAGTTAAAAAAAGTTTGGGCTTTGCTAAAAGATAACATTGCTCTAAGAAGATATTTAAGCGGATTTTTTGTTTCAAGTATGGCGGTGCAAACGGTAATGCTTGTGGCGACTTATTTTGGAGCACAGGAAATTGAGTGGGCAACCAAAGAAGATAGTACCATTGGATTAATAAAATGTATTTTGATCATCCAGTTAGTAGCAGTTGTTGGAGCAGTTTTAACCTCAAGAGCTTCGGCTAAGTTTGGAAACATTCCAACTTTGATTGTGATCAATAGTGTTTGGGCTGTATTTTGTGCTTTGGCGTACTTTATAGTATTACCAATGCATTTTTATGTGATGGCTACCGTTGCCGGATTTGTGATGGGAGGTATTCAGGCATTGTCCCGTTCGACTTATTCAAAATTATTACCGGAAACAGAAGACACCGCCTCTTTCTTTAGTTTTTACGATGTAGCGGAGAAAATCGGAATTGTAATCGGAATGTGTGTTTATGGTATCATCGATCAGATCACCGGAAGTCCGCGTGCCGCAATTGTGATTTTGGCCATCTTCTTCGTTACTGCCATTTTCCTTTTAAGAAGAGTGCCAAAAAAGGCACTTTAA
- a CDS encoding serine hydrolase domain-containing protein has product MKQTFLVLLLITSYTFSFSQETTISEKIKSLDSLKNGTPEMMSKYNLKGLSVAVFENYKVIWTNQCGVKAADTGEKIDLNTAFSTASISKPIVAIVCTILEEKGLIDLNAPISQYLKSWQLPKSDFTQKTPVTWKHLLSHTAGTSQGGFEDYYQGDSIPSIVESLQGKLLTRSKKPIEFLFKPETEWQYSGGGYVVIQCALEDHFKKPLAQIVKEQLLDPLHLQNSTMIQPNENGFLTNTAKVHNSNGKIIRTGIPITPQVAPSGLWSTPTDLALIAIELQKALAGKGKVISKAVAEKVTNLVTMKGPRGWSYGWQRSLGYGNLDWFSHDGSNTGTGGELLATMKNGNGIVVLANGDKPNRLPVMAYIEKEVITKLNWAKSIKTNSIKIPSELKNAIKGYYTEFLYGYDGMGTSKIEEENSSLYLYSPFLKENFDTEKTKMHYLGNNTFKIDNYPNEIHFNLLNHKLQAITITRAASTTRFLQLSLEQIRTPQTQLIEIFSENTFETAVNQFKKLRLKYPDYNFEDDLNNFGYNLFNKKLTDLSVQIFALNCSEYPASANAFDSLGEIYEAIGQLVPAKENYLKSLELNPKNENAVQMLVKINAQLKSK; this is encoded by the coding sequence ATGAAACAAACTTTTTTAGTTTTACTTCTGATTACCTCTTATACCTTTTCCTTTTCTCAGGAAACAACTATTTCTGAAAAAATCAAATCTTTGGACAGCTTAAAAAATGGTACCCCAGAAATGATGTCAAAATACAATCTTAAAGGATTAAGTGTTGCCGTTTTTGAAAATTACAAAGTAATCTGGACGAATCAATGTGGTGTAAAAGCAGCGGATACAGGAGAAAAAATTGATTTGAATACTGCTTTTTCTACTGCCTCCATTTCAAAGCCTATCGTCGCTATTGTTTGTACAATTTTAGAGGAAAAAGGATTAATCGACCTTAATGCCCCTATCTCTCAGTATCTAAAATCATGGCAATTGCCTAAAAGCGACTTTACTCAAAAAACACCCGTTACCTGGAAACACCTTTTATCTCATACAGCCGGAACAAGTCAGGGCGGTTTCGAAGATTATTATCAGGGAGATTCCATTCCCTCAATTGTAGAAAGTCTGCAGGGTAAATTATTAACCCGATCTAAAAAGCCTATCGAATTTCTTTTCAAACCTGAAACCGAGTGGCAATATAGCGGTGGCGGTTATGTAGTTATTCAATGTGCTCTGGAAGATCATTTCAAAAAGCCATTGGCACAAATTGTCAAAGAACAGTTGCTTGATCCTTTGCATTTGCAGAATTCAACCATGATTCAGCCCAATGAAAATGGTTTTCTGACAAATACTGCTAAAGTACATAATAGTAATGGTAAAATAATCCGAACAGGAATTCCTATAACGCCACAAGTTGCACCTTCGGGATTGTGGTCTACTCCTACTGATCTGGCCTTAATTGCGATTGAATTGCAAAAAGCACTTGCGGGTAAAGGAAAAGTAATTTCTAAAGCTGTGGCTGAAAAGGTTACAAACCTGGTGACAATGAAAGGTCCAAGAGGATGGAGTTACGGATGGCAGCGCAGTCTTGGATACGGAAATCTAGACTGGTTCTCGCATGATGGCTCTAATACCGGAACCGGCGGAGAGTTACTTGCTACCATGAAGAATGGTAACGGAATTGTCGTTTTAGCCAATGGTGATAAACCTAACAGGCTTCCCGTAATGGCGTACATCGAAAAAGAAGTCATCACAAAACTAAACTGGGCAAAGTCTATAAAAACGAATTCAATCAAAATTCCATCAGAATTAAAAAATGCCATAAAAGGGTATTATACTGAATTTCTGTATGGATATGACGGAATGGGAACCTCTAAAATTGAGGAAGAAAATAGTAGTCTTTATCTTTACTCTCCATTTTTAAAAGAGAATTTTGATACTGAAAAAACTAAGATGCATTACTTAGGAAACAATACTTTTAAAATCGATAATTATCCCAACGAGATACATTTTAACTTACTCAACCATAAATTACAAGCCATAACGATCACACGTGCAGCTAGTACCACGCGATTTTTGCAGCTTAGCTTGGAACAAATCAGAACACCTCAGACTCAGTTAATTGAGATATTCAGTGAGAATACGTTTGAAACTGCTGTCAATCAATTTAAAAAATTAAGATTAAAATATCCTGATTACAATTTTGAAGACGATTTAAACAATTTTGGTTATAATTTATTTAATAAGAAACTAACGGATCTTTCGGTTCAGATTTTTGCTCTTAATTGTTCCGAATATCCGGCTTCTGCGAATGCTTTTGACAGCTTGGGTGAAATTTATGAAGCCATTGGACAATTAGTTCCTGCTAAAGAGAATTATTTAAAATCGTTGGAGTTAAATCCTAAAAACGAAAATGCTGTACAAATGCTTGTAAAAATCAATGCGCAGCTTAAATCTAAATAA
- a CDS encoding head GIN domain-containing protein, producing MKTSVKLFVCSAFLFSFIANAQWSNKKIKGNGNVVSETRTTSDYDGIKISGFFDVDLVAGKEGKITLEGEQNLLAAIKVEVENNILKVYVEKGVNLSPSLGKKIEMTIPFETISQLSLAGSGDIRTKNPIKSDKFKARLSGSGNFNLTLDSNDLEFILSGSGDVNLKGNAANFSTILSGSGDIDATNLKTKNTEVTISGSGDVRVNCTESISAKVSGSGDVRYSGNPEKRSVKVSGSGSISKA from the coding sequence ATGAAAACATCAGTTAAATTATTCGTTTGCAGTGCATTTTTATTCAGTTTTATTGCAAATGCTCAATGGTCTAATAAAAAGATAAAAGGAAATGGCAATGTTGTTTCTGAAACCAGAACCACTTCTGATTATGATGGTATAAAAATTTCCGGTTTTTTTGATGTGGATTTAGTAGCAGGGAAAGAAGGAAAAATTACACTGGAAGGGGAACAAAATTTATTGGCCGCCATAAAAGTTGAAGTGGAGAATAATATTTTAAAAGTTTACGTTGAGAAAGGCGTTAATCTCTCCCCAAGTCTTGGAAAAAAGATCGAAATGACGATACCTTTTGAAACCATATCTCAATTGAGCCTTGCAGGTTCAGGAGACATCCGCACTAAAAATCCAATTAAAAGTGACAAATTTAAGGCAAGATTATCAGGCTCAGGAAACTTTAATCTGACTTTAGACTCCAACGATCTTGAATTTATTTTAAGCGGATCAGGTGATGTAAATTTAAAAGGAAATGCAGCGAATTTTTCAACCATATTATCAGGTTCCGGAGATATCGATGCCACAAATCTTAAAACAAAAAATACTGAAGTAACCATTTCGGGATCAGGAGACGTTCGCGTAAACTGTACTGAAAGTATAAGTGCAAAAGTTTCAGGATCCGGCGATGTCAGATACAGCGGAAATCCAGAAAAACGAAGTGTAAAAGTTTCGGGATCAGGAAGTATCTCAAAAGCTTAA